A single Pan troglodytes isolate AG18354 chromosome X, NHGRI_mPanTro3-v2.0_pri, whole genome shotgun sequence DNA region contains:
- the MCF2 gene encoding proto-oncogene DBL isoform X10, with amino-acid sequence MAEANPRRGKMRFRRNAASFPGNLHLVLVLRPTSFLQRTFTDIGFWFSQEDFMLKLPVVMLSSVSDLLTYIDDKQLTPELGGTLQYCHSEWIIFRNAIENFALTVKEMAQMLQSFGTELAETELPDDIPSIEEILAIRAERYHLLKNDITAVTKEGKILLTNLEVPDTEGAVSSRLECHRQISGDWQTINKLLTQVHDMETAFDGFWEKHQLKMEQYLQLWKFEEDFQQLVTEVEFLLNQQAELADVTGTIAQVKQKIKKLENLDENSQELLSKAQFVILHGHKLAANHHYALDLICQRCNELRYLSDILVNEIKAKRIQLSRTFKMHKLLQQARQCCDEGECLLANQEIDKFQSKEDAQKALQDIENFLEMALPFINYEPETLQYEFDVILSPELKVQMKTIQLKLENIRSIFENQQAGFRNLADKHVRPIQFVVPTPENLVTSGTPFFSSKQVGVGYSFFQACKLFSKGKKTWRQNQSNLKIEVVHDCQEKRSSGQSSSLDNGNSLDVLKNHVLNELIQTERVYVRELYTVLLGYRAEMDNPEMFDLMPPLLRNKKDILFGNMAEIYEFHNDIFLSSLENCAHAPERVGPCFLERKDDFQMYAKYCQNKPRSETIWRKYSECAFFQECQRKLKHRLRLDSYLLKPVQRITKYQLLLKELLKYSKDCEGSALLKKALDAMLDLLKSVNDSMHQIAINGYIGNLNELGKMIMQGGFSVWIGHKKCATKMKDLARFKPMQRHLFLYEKAIVFCKRRVESGEGSDRYPSYSFKHCWKMDEVGITEYVKGDNRKFEIWYGEKEEVYIVQASNVDVKMTWLKEIRNILLKQQELLTVKKRKQQDQLTERDKFQISLQQNDEKQQGAFVSTEETELEHTNTVVEVCEAIASVQAEANTVWTEASQSAEISEEPAEWSSNYFYPTYDENEEENRPLMRPVSEMALLY; translated from the exons GTTGTTATGCTGAGCTCAGTTAGTGATTTGCTGACATACATTGATGACAAGCAATTAACCCCTGAGTTAGGCGGCACCTTGCAGTACTGCCACAGTGAATGGATCATCTTCAGAAAT GCTATAGAAAATTTTGCCCTCACAGTGAAAGAAATGGCTCAGATGTTACAGTCCTTTGGAACTGAACTGGCTGAGACAGAACTACCAGATGATATTCCCTCAATAGAAGAAATTCTGGCAATTCGTGCTGAAAGGTATCATCTGTTGAAG AATGATATTACAGCTGTaaccaaagaaggaaaaattctGCTAACAAATCTGGAAGTGCCTGACACTGAAGGAGCTGTCAGTTCAAGACTAGAATGTCATCGGCAAATAAGTGGTGACTGGCAAACTATTAATAA GTTGCTGACTCAAGTACATGATATGGAAACAGCTTTTGATGGATTTTGGGAAAAACATCAATTAAAAATGGAGCAGTATCTGCAACTATGGAAGTTTGAGGAGGATTTTCAACAG CTTGTGACTGAAGTTGAATTTCTATTAAACCAACAAGCAGAACTGGCTGATGTAACAGGGACTATAGctcaagtaaaacaaaaaataaaaaaattggaaaacttaGATGAAAATTCTCAG GAGCTATTATCAAAGGCCCAGTTTGTGATATTACATGGACACAAGCTTGCAGCAAATCACCATTATGCACTTGATTTAATCTGCCAGAGGTGCAATGAGCTACGTTACCTTTCTGATATTTTGGTTAATGAGATAAAAGCAAAACGGATACAACTCAGCAGGACCTTCAAAATGCATAAACTCCTACAGCAG GCTCGTCAATGCTGTGATGAAGGGGAATGTCTTCTAGCTAATCAGGAAATAGATAAGTTTCAGTCTAAAGAAGATGCTCAGAAAGCTCTCCAAGAcattgaaaattttcttgaaatggCTCTACCCTTTATAAATTATGAACCTGAAACACTGCAGTATGAATTTGATGTAATATTATCTCCTGAGCTTAAG GTTCAAATGAAGACTATACAACTCAAGCTTGAAAACATTCGAAGTATATTTGAAAACCAGCAGGCTGGTTTCAGGAACCTGGCAGATAAGCATGTGAGGCCAATCCAATTTGTGGTACCCACACCTGAAAATTTGGTCACATCTGGAACACCATTTTTTTCATCTAAACAAG TGGGAGTTGGATACTCTTTCTTTCAAGCATGTAAACTTTTTTCAAAAG GGAAGAAGACTTGGAGACAAAATCAGAGCAACTTAAAA aTTGAAGTGGTGCATGATTGTCAGGAGAAGAGAAGTTCTGGTCAATCCTCCAGTTTGGACAATGGCAATAGCTTGGATGTTTTAAAGAA ccatgtACTAAATGAACTGATACAGACTGAGAGAGTTTATGTTCGAGAACTGTATACTGTTTTGTTG GGTTATAGAGCGGAGATGGATAATCCAGAGATGTTTGATCTTATGCCACCTCTCCTGAGAAATAAAAAGGACATTCTCTTTGGAAACATGGCAGAAATATATGAATTCCATAACGA CATTTTCTTGAGCAGCCTGGAAAATTGTGCTCATGCTCCAGAAAGAGTGGGACCTTGTTTCCTGGAAAGG AAGGATGATTTTCAGATGTATGCAAAATATTGTCAGAATAAGCCCAGATCAGAAACAATTTGGAGGAAGTATTCAGAATGCgcatttttccag GAATGTCAAAGGAAGTTAAAACACAGACTTAGACTGGATTCCTATTTACTCAAACCAGTGCAACGAATCACTAAATATCAGTTATTGTTGAAG GAGCTATTAAAATATAGCAAAGACTGTGAAGGATCTGCTCTGTTGAAGAAGGCACTCGATGCAATGCTGGATTTACTGAAGTCAGTTAATGATTCTATGCATCAGATTGCAATAAATGGCTATATT GGAAACTTAAATGAACTGGGCAAGATGATAATGCAAGGTGGATTCAGCGTTTGGATAGGGCACAAGAAATGTGCTACAAAAATGAAGGATTTGGCTAGATTCAAACCAATGCAGCGACACCTTTTCTTGTATGAAAAAGCCATTGTTTTTTGCAAAAGGCGTGTTGAAAGTGGAGAAGGCTCTGATAGATACCCGTCATACAGTTTTAAACACTGTTGGAAA ATGGATGAAGTTGGAATCACTGAATATGTAAAAGGTGATAACCGCAAGTTTGAAATCTGGTATggtgaaaaggaagaagtttatattgtccag gcTTCTAATGTAGATGTGAAGATGACGTGgctaaaagaaataagaaatattttgttgaagCAGCAGGAACTTTTGACAG ttaaaaaaagaaagcaacaggaTCAATTAACAGAACGGGATAAGTTTCAGATTTCTCTTCAGCAGAATGATGA AAAGCAACAGGGAGCTTTTGTAAGTACTGAGGAAACTGAATTGGAACACACCAACACTGTGGTGGAGGTCTGTGAGGCAATTGCATCAGTTCAGGCAGAAGCAAATACAG TTTGGACTGAGGCATCACAATCTGCAGAAATCTCTGAAGAACCTGCGGAATGGTCAAGCAACTATTTCTACCCTACTTATgatgaaaatgaagaagaaaataggcCCCTCATG
- the MCF2 gene encoding proto-oncogene DBL isoform X12 yields MAEANPRRGKMRFRRNAASFPGNLHLVLVLRPTSFLQRTFTDIGFWFSQEDFMLKLPVVMLSSVSDLLTYIDDKQLTPELGGTLQYCHSEWIIFRNAIENFALTVKEMAQMLQSFGTELAETELPDDIPSIEEILAIRAERYHLLKNDITAVTKEGKILLTNLEVPDTEGAVSSRLECHRQISGDWQTINKLLTQVHDMETAFDGFWEKHQLKMEQYLQLWKFEEDFQQLVTEVEFLLNQQAELADVTGTIAQVKQKIKKLENLDENSQELLSKAQFVILHGHKLAANHHYALDLICQRCNELRYLSDILVNEIKAKRIQLSRTFKMHKLLQQARQCCDEGECLLANQEIDKFQSKEDAQKALQDIENFLEMALPFINYEPETLQYEFDVILSPELKVQMKTIQLKLENIRSIFENQQAGFRNLADKHVRPIQFVVPTPENLVTSGTPFFSSKQGKKTWRQNQSNLKIEVVHDCQEKRSSGQSSSLDNGNSLDVLKNHVLNELIQTERVYVRELYTVLLGYRAEMDNPEMFDLMPPLLRNKKDILFGNMAEIYEFHNDIFLSSLENCAHAPERVGPCFLERKDDFQMYAKYCQNKPRSETIWRKYSECAFFQECQRKLKHRLRLDSYLLKPVQRITKYQLLLKELLKYSKDCEGSALLKKALDAMLDLLKSVNDSMHQIAINGYIGNLNELGKMIMQGGFSVWIGHKKCATKMKDLARFKPMQRHLFLYEKAIVFCKRRVESGEGSDRYPSYSFKHCWKMDEVGITEYVKGDNRKFEIWYGEKEEVYIVQASNVDVKMTWLKEIRNILLKQQELLTVKKRKQQDQLTERDKFQISLQQNDEKQQGAFVSTEETELEHTNTVVEVCEAIASVQAEANTVWTEASQSAEISEEPAEWSSNYFYPTYDENEEENRPLMRPVSEMALLY; encoded by the exons GTTGTTATGCTGAGCTCAGTTAGTGATTTGCTGACATACATTGATGACAAGCAATTAACCCCTGAGTTAGGCGGCACCTTGCAGTACTGCCACAGTGAATGGATCATCTTCAGAAAT GCTATAGAAAATTTTGCCCTCACAGTGAAAGAAATGGCTCAGATGTTACAGTCCTTTGGAACTGAACTGGCTGAGACAGAACTACCAGATGATATTCCCTCAATAGAAGAAATTCTGGCAATTCGTGCTGAAAGGTATCATCTGTTGAAG AATGATATTACAGCTGTaaccaaagaaggaaaaattctGCTAACAAATCTGGAAGTGCCTGACACTGAAGGAGCTGTCAGTTCAAGACTAGAATGTCATCGGCAAATAAGTGGTGACTGGCAAACTATTAATAA GTTGCTGACTCAAGTACATGATATGGAAACAGCTTTTGATGGATTTTGGGAAAAACATCAATTAAAAATGGAGCAGTATCTGCAACTATGGAAGTTTGAGGAGGATTTTCAACAG CTTGTGACTGAAGTTGAATTTCTATTAAACCAACAAGCAGAACTGGCTGATGTAACAGGGACTATAGctcaagtaaaacaaaaaataaaaaaattggaaaacttaGATGAAAATTCTCAG GAGCTATTATCAAAGGCCCAGTTTGTGATATTACATGGACACAAGCTTGCAGCAAATCACCATTATGCACTTGATTTAATCTGCCAGAGGTGCAATGAGCTACGTTACCTTTCTGATATTTTGGTTAATGAGATAAAAGCAAAACGGATACAACTCAGCAGGACCTTCAAAATGCATAAACTCCTACAGCAG GCTCGTCAATGCTGTGATGAAGGGGAATGTCTTCTAGCTAATCAGGAAATAGATAAGTTTCAGTCTAAAGAAGATGCTCAGAAAGCTCTCCAAGAcattgaaaattttcttgaaatggCTCTACCCTTTATAAATTATGAACCTGAAACACTGCAGTATGAATTTGATGTAATATTATCTCCTGAGCTTAAG GTTCAAATGAAGACTATACAACTCAAGCTTGAAAACATTCGAAGTATATTTGAAAACCAGCAGGCTGGTTTCAGGAACCTGGCAGATAAGCATGTGAGGCCAATCCAATTTGTGGTACCCACACCTGAAAATTTGGTCACATCTGGAACACCATTTTTTTCATCTAAACAAG GGAAGAAGACTTGGAGACAAAATCAGAGCAACTTAAAA aTTGAAGTGGTGCATGATTGTCAGGAGAAGAGAAGTTCTGGTCAATCCTCCAGTTTGGACAATGGCAATAGCTTGGATGTTTTAAAGAA ccatgtACTAAATGAACTGATACAGACTGAGAGAGTTTATGTTCGAGAACTGTATACTGTTTTGTTG GGTTATAGAGCGGAGATGGATAATCCAGAGATGTTTGATCTTATGCCACCTCTCCTGAGAAATAAAAAGGACATTCTCTTTGGAAACATGGCAGAAATATATGAATTCCATAACGA CATTTTCTTGAGCAGCCTGGAAAATTGTGCTCATGCTCCAGAAAGAGTGGGACCTTGTTTCCTGGAAAGG AAGGATGATTTTCAGATGTATGCAAAATATTGTCAGAATAAGCCCAGATCAGAAACAATTTGGAGGAAGTATTCAGAATGCgcatttttccag GAATGTCAAAGGAAGTTAAAACACAGACTTAGACTGGATTCCTATTTACTCAAACCAGTGCAACGAATCACTAAATATCAGTTATTGTTGAAG GAGCTATTAAAATATAGCAAAGACTGTGAAGGATCTGCTCTGTTGAAGAAGGCACTCGATGCAATGCTGGATTTACTGAAGTCAGTTAATGATTCTATGCATCAGATTGCAATAAATGGCTATATT GGAAACTTAAATGAACTGGGCAAGATGATAATGCAAGGTGGATTCAGCGTTTGGATAGGGCACAAGAAATGTGCTACAAAAATGAAGGATTTGGCTAGATTCAAACCAATGCAGCGACACCTTTTCTTGTATGAAAAAGCCATTGTTTTTTGCAAAAGGCGTGTTGAAAGTGGAGAAGGCTCTGATAGATACCCGTCATACAGTTTTAAACACTGTTGGAAA ATGGATGAAGTTGGAATCACTGAATATGTAAAAGGTGATAACCGCAAGTTTGAAATCTGGTATggtgaaaaggaagaagtttatattgtccag gcTTCTAATGTAGATGTGAAGATGACGTGgctaaaagaaataagaaatattttgttgaagCAGCAGGAACTTTTGACAG ttaaaaaaagaaagcaacaggaTCAATTAACAGAACGGGATAAGTTTCAGATTTCTCTTCAGCAGAATGATGA AAAGCAACAGGGAGCTTTTGTAAGTACTGAGGAAACTGAATTGGAACACACCAACACTGTGGTGGAGGTCTGTGAGGCAATTGCATCAGTTCAGGCAGAAGCAAATACAG TTTGGACTGAGGCATCACAATCTGCAGAAATCTCTGAAGAACCTGCGGAATGGTCAAGCAACTATTTCTACCCTACTTATgatgaaaatgaagaagaaaataggcCCCTCATG
- the MCF2 gene encoding proto-oncogene DBL isoform X14, producing the protein MAEANPRRGKMRFRRNAASFPGNLHLVLVLRPTSFLQRTFTDIGFWFSQEDFMLKLPAIENFALTVKEMAQMLQSFGTELAETELPDDIPSIEEILAIRAERYHLLKNDITAVTKEGKILLTNLEVPDTEGAVSSRLECHRQISGDWQTINKLLTQVHDMETAFDGFWEKHQLKMEQYLQLWKFEEDFQQLVTEVEFLLNQQAELADVTGTIAQVKQKIKKLENLDENSQELLSKAQFVILHGHKLAANHHYALDLICQRCNELRYLSDILVNEIKAKRIQLSRTFKMHKLLQQARQCCDEGECLLANQEIDKFQSKEDAQKALQDIENFLEMALPFINYEPETLQYEFDVILSPELKVQMKTIQLKLENIRSIFENQQAGFRNLADKHVRPIQFVVPTPENLVTSGTPFFSSKQGKKTWRQNQSNLKIEVVHDCQEKRSSGQSSSLDNGNSLDVLKNHVLNELIQTERVYVRELYTVLLGYRAEMDNPEMFDLMPPLLRNKKDILFGNMAEIYEFHNDIFLSSLENCAHAPERVGPCFLERKDDFQMYAKYCQNKPRSETIWRKYSECAFFQECQRKLKHRLRLDSYLLKPVQRITKYQLLLKELLKYSKDCEGSALLKKALDAMLDLLKSVNDSMHQIAINGYIGNLNELGKMIMQGGFSVWIGHKKCATKMKDLARFKPMQRHLFLYEKAIVFCKRRVESGEGSDRYPSYSFKHCWKMDEVGITEYVKGDNRKFEIWYGEKEEVYIVQASNVDVKMTWLKEIRNILLKQQELLTVKKRKQQDQLTERDKFQISLQQNDEDLCRRWLSYIDEATMSNGK; encoded by the exons GCTATAGAAAATTTTGCCCTCACAGTGAAAGAAATGGCTCAGATGTTACAGTCCTTTGGAACTGAACTGGCTGAGACAGAACTACCAGATGATATTCCCTCAATAGAAGAAATTCTGGCAATTCGTGCTGAAAGGTATCATCTGTTGAAG AATGATATTACAGCTGTaaccaaagaaggaaaaattctGCTAACAAATCTGGAAGTGCCTGACACTGAAGGAGCTGTCAGTTCAAGACTAGAATGTCATCGGCAAATAAGTGGTGACTGGCAAACTATTAATAA GTTGCTGACTCAAGTACATGATATGGAAACAGCTTTTGATGGATTTTGGGAAAAACATCAATTAAAAATGGAGCAGTATCTGCAACTATGGAAGTTTGAGGAGGATTTTCAACAG CTTGTGACTGAAGTTGAATTTCTATTAAACCAACAAGCAGAACTGGCTGATGTAACAGGGACTATAGctcaagtaaaacaaaaaataaaaaaattggaaaacttaGATGAAAATTCTCAG GAGCTATTATCAAAGGCCCAGTTTGTGATATTACATGGACACAAGCTTGCAGCAAATCACCATTATGCACTTGATTTAATCTGCCAGAGGTGCAATGAGCTACGTTACCTTTCTGATATTTTGGTTAATGAGATAAAAGCAAAACGGATACAACTCAGCAGGACCTTCAAAATGCATAAACTCCTACAGCAG GCTCGTCAATGCTGTGATGAAGGGGAATGTCTTCTAGCTAATCAGGAAATAGATAAGTTTCAGTCTAAAGAAGATGCTCAGAAAGCTCTCCAAGAcattgaaaattttcttgaaatggCTCTACCCTTTATAAATTATGAACCTGAAACACTGCAGTATGAATTTGATGTAATATTATCTCCTGAGCTTAAG GTTCAAATGAAGACTATACAACTCAAGCTTGAAAACATTCGAAGTATATTTGAAAACCAGCAGGCTGGTTTCAGGAACCTGGCAGATAAGCATGTGAGGCCAATCCAATTTGTGGTACCCACACCTGAAAATTTGGTCACATCTGGAACACCATTTTTTTCATCTAAACAAG GGAAGAAGACTTGGAGACAAAATCAGAGCAACTTAAAA aTTGAAGTGGTGCATGATTGTCAGGAGAAGAGAAGTTCTGGTCAATCCTCCAGTTTGGACAATGGCAATAGCTTGGATGTTTTAAAGAA ccatgtACTAAATGAACTGATACAGACTGAGAGAGTTTATGTTCGAGAACTGTATACTGTTTTGTTG GGTTATAGAGCGGAGATGGATAATCCAGAGATGTTTGATCTTATGCCACCTCTCCTGAGAAATAAAAAGGACATTCTCTTTGGAAACATGGCAGAAATATATGAATTCCATAACGA CATTTTCTTGAGCAGCCTGGAAAATTGTGCTCATGCTCCAGAAAGAGTGGGACCTTGTTTCCTGGAAAGG AAGGATGATTTTCAGATGTATGCAAAATATTGTCAGAATAAGCCCAGATCAGAAACAATTTGGAGGAAGTATTCAGAATGCgcatttttccag GAATGTCAAAGGAAGTTAAAACACAGACTTAGACTGGATTCCTATTTACTCAAACCAGTGCAACGAATCACTAAATATCAGTTATTGTTGAAG GAGCTATTAAAATATAGCAAAGACTGTGAAGGATCTGCTCTGTTGAAGAAGGCACTCGATGCAATGCTGGATTTACTGAAGTCAGTTAATGATTCTATGCATCAGATTGCAATAAATGGCTATATT GGAAACTTAAATGAACTGGGCAAGATGATAATGCAAGGTGGATTCAGCGTTTGGATAGGGCACAAGAAATGTGCTACAAAAATGAAGGATTTGGCTAGATTCAAACCAATGCAGCGACACCTTTTCTTGTATGAAAAAGCCATTGTTTTTTGCAAAAGGCGTGTTGAAAGTGGAGAAGGCTCTGATAGATACCCGTCATACAGTTTTAAACACTGTTGGAAA ATGGATGAAGTTGGAATCACTGAATATGTAAAAGGTGATAACCGCAAGTTTGAAATCTGGTATggtgaaaaggaagaagtttatattgtccag gcTTCTAATGTAGATGTGAAGATGACGTGgctaaaagaaataagaaatattttgttgaagCAGCAGGAACTTTTGACAG ttaaaaaaagaaagcaacaggaTCAATTAACAGAACGGGATAAGTTTCAGATTTCTCTTCAGCAGAATGATGA
- the MCF2 gene encoding proto-oncogene DBL isoform X13, with amino-acid sequence MAEANPRRGKMRFRRNAASFPGNLHLVLVLRPTSFLQRTFTDIGFWFSQEDFMLKLPVVMLSSVSDLLTYIDDKQLTPELGGTLQYCHSEWIIFRNAIENFALTVKEMAQMLQSFGTELAETELPDDIPSIEEILAIRAERYHLLKNDITAVTKEGKILLTNLEVPDTEGAVSSRLECHRQISGDWQTINKLLTQVHDMETAFDGFWEKHQLKMEQYLQLWKFEEDFQQLVTEVEFLLNQQAELADVTGTIAQVKQKIKKLENLDENSQELLSKAQFVILHGHKLAANHHYALDLICQRCNELRYLSDILVNEIKAKRIQLSRTFKMHKLLQQARQCCDEGECLLANQEIDKFQSKEDAQKALQDIENFLEMALPFINYEPETLQYEFDVILSPELKVQMKTIQLKLENIRSIFENQQAGFRNLADKHVRPIQFVVPTPENLVTSGTPFFSSKQGKKTWRQNQSNLKIEVVHDCQEKRSSGQSSSLDNGNSLDVLKNHVLNELIQTERVYVRELYTVLLGYRAEMDNPEMFDLMPPLLRNKKDILFGNMAEIYEFHNDIFLSSLENCAHAPERVGPCFLERKDDFQMYAKYCQNKPRSETIWRKYSECAFFQECQRKLKHRLRLDSYLLKPVQRITKYQLLLKELLKYSKDCEGSALLKKALDAMLDLLKSVNDSMHQIAINGYIGNLNELGKMIMQGGFSVWIGHKKCATKMKDLARFKPMQRHLFLYEKAIVFCKRRVESGEGSDRYPSYSFKHCWKMDEVGITEYVKGDNRKFEIWYGEKEEVYIVQASNVDVKMTWLKEIRNILLKQQELLTVKKRKQQDQLTERDKFQISLQQNDEDLCRRWLSYIDEATMSNGK; translated from the exons GTTGTTATGCTGAGCTCAGTTAGTGATTTGCTGACATACATTGATGACAAGCAATTAACCCCTGAGTTAGGCGGCACCTTGCAGTACTGCCACAGTGAATGGATCATCTTCAGAAAT GCTATAGAAAATTTTGCCCTCACAGTGAAAGAAATGGCTCAGATGTTACAGTCCTTTGGAACTGAACTGGCTGAGACAGAACTACCAGATGATATTCCCTCAATAGAAGAAATTCTGGCAATTCGTGCTGAAAGGTATCATCTGTTGAAG AATGATATTACAGCTGTaaccaaagaaggaaaaattctGCTAACAAATCTGGAAGTGCCTGACACTGAAGGAGCTGTCAGTTCAAGACTAGAATGTCATCGGCAAATAAGTGGTGACTGGCAAACTATTAATAA GTTGCTGACTCAAGTACATGATATGGAAACAGCTTTTGATGGATTTTGGGAAAAACATCAATTAAAAATGGAGCAGTATCTGCAACTATGGAAGTTTGAGGAGGATTTTCAACAG CTTGTGACTGAAGTTGAATTTCTATTAAACCAACAAGCAGAACTGGCTGATGTAACAGGGACTATAGctcaagtaaaacaaaaaataaaaaaattggaaaacttaGATGAAAATTCTCAG GAGCTATTATCAAAGGCCCAGTTTGTGATATTACATGGACACAAGCTTGCAGCAAATCACCATTATGCACTTGATTTAATCTGCCAGAGGTGCAATGAGCTACGTTACCTTTCTGATATTTTGGTTAATGAGATAAAAGCAAAACGGATACAACTCAGCAGGACCTTCAAAATGCATAAACTCCTACAGCAG GCTCGTCAATGCTGTGATGAAGGGGAATGTCTTCTAGCTAATCAGGAAATAGATAAGTTTCAGTCTAAAGAAGATGCTCAGAAAGCTCTCCAAGAcattgaaaattttcttgaaatggCTCTACCCTTTATAAATTATGAACCTGAAACACTGCAGTATGAATTTGATGTAATATTATCTCCTGAGCTTAAG GTTCAAATGAAGACTATACAACTCAAGCTTGAAAACATTCGAAGTATATTTGAAAACCAGCAGGCTGGTTTCAGGAACCTGGCAGATAAGCATGTGAGGCCAATCCAATTTGTGGTACCCACACCTGAAAATTTGGTCACATCTGGAACACCATTTTTTTCATCTAAACAAG GGAAGAAGACTTGGAGACAAAATCAGAGCAACTTAAAA aTTGAAGTGGTGCATGATTGTCAGGAGAAGAGAAGTTCTGGTCAATCCTCCAGTTTGGACAATGGCAATAGCTTGGATGTTTTAAAGAA ccatgtACTAAATGAACTGATACAGACTGAGAGAGTTTATGTTCGAGAACTGTATACTGTTTTGTTG GGTTATAGAGCGGAGATGGATAATCCAGAGATGTTTGATCTTATGCCACCTCTCCTGAGAAATAAAAAGGACATTCTCTTTGGAAACATGGCAGAAATATATGAATTCCATAACGA CATTTTCTTGAGCAGCCTGGAAAATTGTGCTCATGCTCCAGAAAGAGTGGGACCTTGTTTCCTGGAAAGG AAGGATGATTTTCAGATGTATGCAAAATATTGTCAGAATAAGCCCAGATCAGAAACAATTTGGAGGAAGTATTCAGAATGCgcatttttccag GAATGTCAAAGGAAGTTAAAACACAGACTTAGACTGGATTCCTATTTACTCAAACCAGTGCAACGAATCACTAAATATCAGTTATTGTTGAAG GAGCTATTAAAATATAGCAAAGACTGTGAAGGATCTGCTCTGTTGAAGAAGGCACTCGATGCAATGCTGGATTTACTGAAGTCAGTTAATGATTCTATGCATCAGATTGCAATAAATGGCTATATT GGAAACTTAAATGAACTGGGCAAGATGATAATGCAAGGTGGATTCAGCGTTTGGATAGGGCACAAGAAATGTGCTACAAAAATGAAGGATTTGGCTAGATTCAAACCAATGCAGCGACACCTTTTCTTGTATGAAAAAGCCATTGTTTTTTGCAAAAGGCGTGTTGAAAGTGGAGAAGGCTCTGATAGATACCCGTCATACAGTTTTAAACACTGTTGGAAA ATGGATGAAGTTGGAATCACTGAATATGTAAAAGGTGATAACCGCAAGTTTGAAATCTGGTATggtgaaaaggaagaagtttatattgtccag gcTTCTAATGTAGATGTGAAGATGACGTGgctaaaagaaataagaaatattttgttgaagCAGCAGGAACTTTTGACAG ttaaaaaaagaaagcaacaggaTCAATTAACAGAACGGGATAAGTTTCAGATTTCTCTTCAGCAGAATGATGA